The proteins below are encoded in one region of Clostridium pasteurianum DSM 525 = ATCC 6013:
- a CDS encoding SDR family NAD(P)-dependent oxidoreductase produces MNINSKNIIITGASSGIGARLLKKLLNYDVKIIAVARNIDMIPNNDKVIPFSCDISRQEEIDKLFEYAVNVFNHIDIFIANAGFAYCEEIAEANWQHTEEIYKTNVFSPIYSTEKMKEINVNKPYHMVITCSAVSTFPLPGYSLYCSTKAAMHMFAKTYRYEMRNRGRLTLVYPVATRTNFFTRAGGNDAPIPWPVQSVNIVADIIILGIKLNLKSIYPSVLFIIGSIINRIVPILFPICSKIFSINFYRWLKKNNMKPH; encoded by the coding sequence ATGAATATAAATAGTAAAAATATAATTATAACTGGTGCTTCTTCAGGTATTGGAGCAAGACTTTTAAAAAAGTTACTAAATTACGATGTAAAGATAATTGCTGTAGCAAGAAATATTGATATGATACCTAATAACGATAAAGTTATACCCTTTTCCTGTGACATATCAAGACAAGAAGAAATTGATAAATTATTTGAATATGCTGTAAATGTATTTAATCATATAGACATATTTATAGCCAATGCCGGTTTTGCCTATTGTGAAGAAATTGCGGAGGCAAATTGGCAACATACAGAAGAAATATATAAGACTAATGTTTTTTCACCTATATACAGTACTGAGAAAATGAAAGAGATTAATGTAAACAAACCTTATCATATGGTTATAACTTGTTCTGCAGTAAGTACATTCCCTCTGCCAGGCTATTCTCTTTATTGTTCAACAAAAGCTGCTATGCATATGTTTGCAAAAACTTACAGGTATGAAATGAGGAATAGAGGAAGACTTACTTTAGTTTATCCAGTAGCAACGAGAACAAATTTTTTTACACGAGCTGGTGGAAATGATGCCCCTATCCCCTGGCCTGTACAATCGGTCAATATTGTTGCTGATATTATAATACTGGGTATAAAATTAAATTTAAAGAGCATATATCCTTCCGTTTTATTTATTATCGGCAGTATTATTAACAGAATAGTTCCTATTTTATTTCCTATTTGTAGTAAAATTTTTTCAATAAATTTTTATAGATGGTTAAAGAAAAATAATATGAAACCACATTAA
- a CDS encoding RNA-binding domain-containing protein gives MDRTELLNVIKNGENSYIEFKEEAIKAKDLAEEFVAFANAEGGTVLIGIADDGGIKGVTDSNIEEKIMNICRNNCIPNIIPLYEEIEFNQLKVVVVAISKGLNKPYYTVDNKYYIRVGTTKRIASREELMRLFEANGSIHFDISPVYNTSIKDLHFDIIRDYFFKYNTFDLYEEDKKSVERILINADILKEVDGKVVCSVGGLLIFGKNPDNTLPQNGISFAHFRGNEITDELIDKKVINGRLQDIAEQTLVVLKNNMKNPSTINQLKREEREEYPVLVLREAIVNALVHRNYSISGSKIRVFMFDDRIEFHSPGKLPNTVTIEKMKIGVSYARNPFLVKYMENMRYIDQLGRGIPMIMKEMKDMGVKDPDLREVGEEFILTVYK, from the coding sequence ATGGATAGAACAGAGTTATTAAATGTTATTAAGAATGGAGAAAATTCATATATAGAATTCAAAGAAGAAGCTATAAAAGCAAAAGATTTGGCAGAAGAATTTGTAGCTTTTGCTAATGCCGAAGGTGGAACGGTGCTAATAGGAATAGCTGACGATGGAGGCATAAAAGGGGTAACTGATAGTAATATAGAAGAGAAGATTATGAATATTTGCAGGAATAATTGTATTCCTAATATAATTCCTCTTTATGAAGAAATAGAATTTAATCAATTGAAAGTTGTAGTAGTTGCTATTTCAAAGGGATTAAATAAACCTTATTATACTGTTGATAATAAATATTATATAAGAGTAGGTACTACAAAACGAATTGCTTCAAGAGAAGAATTAATGAGATTATTTGAAGCCAATGGAAGTATTCATTTTGATATATCTCCAGTTTATAATACTTCTATAAAAGATTTACACTTTGATATTATAAGGGATTACTTCTTCAAGTACAATACTTTTGATTTATATGAAGAGGACAAAAAAAGTGTTGAAAGAATATTAATTAACGCAGATATATTAAAAGAAGTAGATGGAAAAGTAGTGTGTTCTGTTGGTGGCTTATTGATATTTGGTAAAAATCCAGATAATACTTTGCCACAGAATGGTATTAGTTTTGCTCATTTTCGTGGAAATGAAATAACTGATGAACTTATAGATAAAAAGGTTATTAATGGAAGATTGCAAGATATAGCAGAACAGACTCTAGTTGTACTAAAAAATAATATGAAAAATCCTTCAACTATTAATCAGCTAAAGAGAGAAGAACGAGAGGAGTATCCTGTATTGGTATTAAGAGAAGCTATTGTGAATGCTCTTGTTCATAGGAATTATAGTATTTCAGGATCTAAAATAAGAGTCTTTATGTTTGATGACCGTATTGAATTCCATAGTCCAGGAAAGCTGCCTAATACTGTTACAATTGAAAAAATGAAAATAGGAGTGTCTTATGCAAGGAATCCATTCTTAGTAAAGTATATGGAAAATATGAGATACATAGATCAGCTTGGCAGGGGGATTCCTATGATAATGAAAGAAATGAAGGATATGGGAGTTAAAGACCCTGATTTGAGAGAAGTAGGAGAGGAATTTATTCTTACAGTGTATAAATGA
- a CDS encoding MBL fold metallo-hydrolase has protein sequence MNNYRAKINYLYNSGFTVETENYLLIFDYYKDSVSKGIKSIENGAISELNLKIPKKIIVFSSHSHFDHFNPVIFTWKKIRPDINYVLSNDITNIDNKDTNINILSPYEDLYLDNIYIKAFSSNDLGVSFLVKVDNINIFHSGDLNWWNWWDENGEFNLSMEKSFKSEIKKLEGIDIDIAFCPVDPRLKEYYYIGGEYFIKELNPKLFIPMHFGSKFSITTKFKEKVKYTNTTIIEIQKRGEEIIYS, from the coding sequence ATGAATAATTATAGAGCAAAAATTAATTATCTATATAACAGCGGTTTTACAGTTGAAACAGAAAATTACCTTTTAATATTTGATTATTATAAAGATTCTGTTTCAAAAGGTATAAAATCCATAGAAAATGGTGCTATTTCAGAATTAAATTTAAAAATTCCAAAAAAAATTATAGTTTTTTCTTCTCACAGTCATTTTGATCACTTTAATCCAGTTATATTCACCTGGAAAAAAATAAGACCCGATATTAATTATGTATTAAGCAATGATATTACTAATATAGATAATAAAGATACTAATATTAATATCTTATCTCCTTATGAAGATTTATATTTAGATAATATATATATTAAAGCTTTTAGTTCCAATGACTTGGGTGTTTCTTTTTTAGTAAAAGTAGACAATATTAATATATTCCATTCAGGAGACTTAAATTGGTGGAATTGGTGGGATGAAAATGGAGAATTTAATTTAAGTATGGAGAAATCTTTTAAATCAGAAATAAAAAAATTAGAGGGAATTGATATAGATATAGCTTTTTGTCCTGTAGATCCAAGGCTTAAGGAATATTATTATATAGGCGGGGAATATTTTATAAAAGAATTGAACCCAAAGTTATTTATACCAATGCATTTTGGAAGCAAATTTTCAATTACTACAAAATTTAAAGAAAAAGTAAAATACACAAATACTACAATTATTGAAATACAAAAAAGAGGCGAAGAAATAATATATTCATAA
- a CDS encoding VOC family protein → MKFKFDHYNFNVLDLERSLSFYREALGFEEVRRHNAEDGSFILVYLGDKETGFTLELTWLKDRKEAYNLGESEFHLAVKTDNFQDAHEHHKKMGCICYENEAMGIYFIMDPDGYWIEIVPNKK, encoded by the coding sequence ATGAAATTTAAATTTGATCATTACAATTTTAATGTTTTAGATTTAGAAAGAAGTCTTTCATTTTATAGAGAAGCTCTTGGTTTTGAAGAGGTAAGAAGACATAATGCAGAGGATGGAAGCTTTATTTTAGTATATCTTGGAGATAAGGAAACAGGATTTACCTTAGAACTTACTTGGCTTAAAGATAGAAAGGAAGCTTACAATCTCGGAGAAAGTGAATTTCACTTAGCTGTAAAAACAGATAATTTTCAAGATGCTCATGAACATCATAAAAAGATGGGATGCATATGTTATGAAAATGAAGCTATGGGAATATATTTTATAATGGATCCTGATGGATATTGGATTGAAATTGTACCTAATAAAAAATAA
- a CDS encoding O-acetyl-ADP-ribose deacetylase encodes MNYKKYSSKIEIIKGDITKIQVEAIVNAANSRLAGGGGVDGAIHRAAGGEELHRECIKIIEEKGNCPPGKVAITSAGKLKAKYIIHTVGPIWRGGNNNEEETLSQCYWNTLKLAIENKIKTIAFPNISTGIYGFPKLPAAKIALNTVSKFVEENKDIEKVIFVCFDEENWGIYRGMLNSARK; translated from the coding sequence ATGAATTATAAAAAATATAGCAGTAAAATAGAAATTATAAAGGGTGATATAACTAAAATTCAAGTAGAAGCCATTGTAAATGCAGCTAATAGCAGACTTGCTGGAGGAGGTGGTGTTGATGGGGCTATTCACAGAGCTGCTGGAGGAGAAGAACTCCATAGAGAATGTATTAAGATAATAGAAGAAAAGGGAAATTGTCCTCCAGGAAAAGTTGCTATAACTTCAGCAGGAAAACTTAAAGCAAAATATATAATTCATACTGTAGGTCCAATTTGGAGAGGCGGCAATAACAACGAAGAAGAAACTCTATCACAATGCTATTGGAATACACTTAAACTTGCTATTGAAAATAAAATTAAAACTATAGCTTTTCCAAATATAAGTACAGGGATATATGGATTTCCAAAGCTACCAGCGGCAAAGATTGCACTAAATACTGTTTCAAAATTTGTAGAAGAAAATAAAGACATAGAGAAGGTTATTTTTGTTTGTTTTGATGAAGAGAATTGGGGGATTTATAGGGGGATGCTTAACAGTGCTAGAAAATAG
- a CDS encoding PD-(D/E)XK nuclease family transposase: MYNENTRKELSNIFEMHFIELGKFKKHYKDLNDTLNIWITFLNKAYEIDVNKIPEQLSQDEAVKKAIEKLDIMYLDSEERELYENDLKSMRIQKAELKTAERKGEK, from the coding sequence ATATATAATGAAAATACGAGAAAAGAATTATCAAATATATTTGAAATGCACTTCATAGAACTCGGTAAATTTAAAAAACACTATAAGGATTTGAATGATACATTGAATATATGGATAACATTTTTAAATAAAGCCTATGAAATAGATGTAAATAAAATCCCTGAACAATTATCACAGGATGAAGCTGTGAAAAAAGCTATAGAAAAACTTGATATAATGTATTTGGATAGTGAAGAAAGAGAATTGTATGAAAATGATTTAAAGAGTATGAGAATTCAAAAAGCAGAGTTAAAAACTGCAGAAAGAAAAGGGGAAAAGTAA